A window from Cryptomeria japonica chromosome 1, Sugi_1.0, whole genome shotgun sequence encodes these proteins:
- the LOC131873630 gene encoding probable LRR receptor-like serine/threonine-protein kinase At5g48740, with translation MLVFEYMSGGSLSDNLNDPEAPKYAQLDWKTRLKIALDAAQGLEYLHVGCTPKIIHRDVKTSNILLDSNLNGKLADFGLSRVTGNDETSQINTAIKGTPGYLDPM, from the exons ATGCTTGTCTTCGAGTATATGTCTGGAGGTTCCCTCAGTGATAACCTTAACG ATCCAGAGGCACCAAAATATGCCCAACTAGATTGGAAAACCAGGCTTAAAATAGCTTTGGATGCCGCACAAG GGCTGGAATATCTGCATGTAGGTTGCACTCCAAAAATTATTCACAGGGATGTCAAGACCTCCAACATTCTTCTAGATAGTAATTTGAATGGCAAACTGGCTGACTTCGGTCTTTCTAGAGTGACTGGAAATGATGAAACTTCTCAGATCAATACAGCTATAAAAGGAACTCCTGGATATTTAGATCCAATGTAA